Sequence from the Fibrobacter sp. UWR2 genome:
GATTCTTCAGCCTGGACTTCGTCTTCCACACCGGCGAGCACGCCGAGTTCAGCTTCGACGGTCACGTCGTGCTGGTGAGCGTATTCAACAACCTTCTTGGTGAGGGCGATGTTGTCTTCGTACGGAAGAGCGGAACCGTCGATCATCACGGAAGAGAAACCGTTGTCGATGCAGTCCTTGCAGAGTTCGAAAGAGTCACCGTGGTCGAGGTGGAGCACGATCTGCGGATTGGCGCAGCCGAGTTCCTTGGCGTATTCAACAGCACCCTGGGCCATGTAGCGGAGGATGGTGCCGTTGGCGTAGTTGCGGGCACCCTTAGAGACCTGCATGATCACCGGAGACTTCTGCTTCACAGCAGCCTGCACGATGGCCTGCATCTGTTCCATGGTGTTGAAGTTGAAAGCCGGGATAGCGTAGCCACCCTTAACAGCCTTTGCAAACATTTCCCTGGTGTTCACCAGGCCGAGTTCCTTGTAAGAAACTGCCATTTGTTTTACCTCTTGATTCTTTGGCGACTTGCATCGCCGGTTAAAAGTTACGGGGCTAAAGATAGCATTTTCACCCTGTTTTGTCCACCAATTTCGTCGCCGTTCCGCGCATGCCTGTCCGATTTTCTTGTTTTTACTTGCGCGCCTTGCTGGAGGAATGTATATTAGTGGAGGTGTCTGGTTTTAAGGAGTATCTATGCTTTTCAAGAGAAGCCTGCTAGCGGTGTCGGCCATTGCCTTTATGGCGGTATTTTCGCATGCCGAGGTCACCTACACGCTCCACAAGTCCGCGAACCCGACTGCCGACGAGCAGGACGCCTACAAGCGCATTACGGCCGTGATGGATTCGGCGGTCAAGCTCTACAACACCTACTCTAACCTTTCGAAGTTCATCAACGTTTACTACGCGCCGGGCGTACCCACAGCCGAGGCCAGTAGCAACGGCGACCTCCGGTTTGGAGAGAACCGCAGTTACATGGTGGTGCCCACGGCCATGCACGAGATGGGTCATACGATGGGTATCGGTACGACCCAGGAATACTGGGATGTATGCAAGGATGGTGTTTTCAGGAACGACAAGGTGCAGGCGAAGCTCCGCGAACTGGACAACGACCCGACCAAGGAACTCCATTGCGACTCCCAGCATATCTGGCCCTATGGCCTGAACCAGGCGAGCGAAGCCAAGTCCGAAAAGGACCTGATTAACCATGTGATTCTCGTGGAGACCATTTACCAGCAGCTGTTCAAGGTGGCGTTCTTCAAGGAGGGGAGGATCAAGTCCCTCTCCGAGAGAAAGTGCATGGGCATAACCGCTGACAACGCGCTCGAACTGATGGACTGCTCCGACAATGCGACGTTCGTGAAGATTTTCTCGGTGGGCGACAACCCCGTTACCTACTATGTGCAACTTGGCTCGCGCGTCATCGACATCCCGAACGAGTCGACTGCGGCGGGCGTGAAGGCCTCTACCTATGGCTACAACGGTGGGGCTCACCAGCGCTACGTGTTCGAAGATGCGGGCGTGAACACTCCGCTCACGTTCTTCTTCAAGAACGCCAAGAGCGGGCATTATTTGCAGGCGGTGGGGAATACTGTGGTGCAGAACCCGAAGAAGAATTCCGACGACTTCATCTGGCAGATTATCGAGGACGAAGCTCAGGACACCTCCAAGGTCGATACGAGCGTCGTAGATACGGGCAAGACGGATTCCGCCGGCGATACATCGTCCGTGAAGATCGTGCGCCTGCGGGATACGCGTGTGGACCTGGCTCCGGCAAGGACGTTCGACCTCAAGGGCAGGAGCATCGGCAGGCAGCCCCTCGGCCGCAGCCGCAATACGCACAGGGTCCTTTTCAAGAAGTAAAAACGGCTCATTGCCTGACAATGCAAAAAGCCCGGCTAAAAAGCCGGGCGAAATTTTTGTTTGTTTTAGCGATTACACACCGAAGGCGGCGTCGGCAGCGGCGGCGTTTTCGGCCACGGTTTCCGGGGCGGCGGATTCAGCTGCTGCGGCTTCTGTAGCGGCGAGCGCTTCTTCAGTCACGTCGTTGCTCGCCTTTTCGCTCATGGAAAGCTTGCCTTCCTTGAACTTGTACATGGCGATGGTGGTGGGCTTCTTGTTGAGCTGGATGTAACCCTGACCGGCCTGGTTGTTGAGGAAACGGGCTTCGTGTGCCATCATGACAACGGCACGGAAGACAGAGCCTTGACATTCCTTGCTAGCATAGATATCGTCAAGATAGACTCTCTGATCGGACATCGGGGTACCTCCGAAAAATTTTAGAAGAGGGAGAGGGATTCGAACCCTCGTTACCGTAAAGTAAACACGCTTTCCAAGCGTGCGCCTTCAACCACTCGGCCATCCCTCCAGGATGTGAGGCCAAATATAGATTGATTTCTATCTCTTGTCAACCGATTTTGGCCATTTTTCGCATAAAATTTAGACTTTTTTGCGAAAATTATGAAAAATTATGGTTTCTTATTTCAATTCGTCCCAGACGACCTGCATAAGCGGTTCGAGCGTCTTGGGGGAGAAGTCGAACTTGATGTTTGCGGCCTCGAAGAGCTCCTTTACGGGGCGGCTGCTGCCGAGACTTTCGGCCTTGAAAAGGTCATCGATGGCCTTT
This genomic interval carries:
- a CDS encoding RICIN domain-containing protein yields the protein MLFKRSLLAVSAIAFMAVFSHAEVTYTLHKSANPTADEQDAYKRITAVMDSAVKLYNTYSNLSKFINVYYAPGVPTAEASSNGDLRFGENRSYMVVPTAMHEMGHTMGIGTTQEYWDVCKDGVFRNDKVQAKLRELDNDPTKELHCDSQHIWPYGLNQASEAKSEKDLINHVILVETIYQQLFKVAFFKEGRIKSLSERKCMGITADNALELMDCSDNATFVKIFSVGDNPVTYYVQLGSRVIDIPNESTAAGVKASTYGYNGGAHQRYVFEDAGVNTPLTFFFKNAKSGHYLQAVGNTVVQNPKKNSDDFIWQIIEDEAQDTSKVDTSVVDTGKTDSAGDTSSVKIVRLRDTRVDLAPARTFDLKGRSIGRQPLGRSRNTHRVLFKK